From Microbacterium sp. LWH7-1.2:
GGCGAGGGTGTCGGCGACGCGCGCGTCGAGCTCGGTCGGGTGCGCCCCGAGGGCGTCCAGCGCGTCGAGGAACGCCACGGCGAACGACCCCGGCCCCTCCGCGCGAGCGGCCGCGCGTTCGGATGCGACCGCATAGAGGACGGATGCCGCCACCGCCGCCTCGAACGGCGCGCACACGCCGACGAGCGCGGCCATCACCGCGCCCAGCGAGCAGCCGCCGCCGGTGACGCGGGTGAGCAGCGCGTCCCCGCCCTGGATGCGGACGACACGCTCGCCGTCGGTGACGAGATCGACCGGACCCGAAACGGCGACGACGCCGCCGGTGCGCAGCGCGAGCGACCGCGCGGCGCCGGCAGCAGCATCCGTTCCGTCCGTCGCGTCGACTCCGCGACCGCCGCCGCCCTCGCCGGCGAGGGCGAGGATCTCGGAGGCGTTGCCGCGGACGATGGCGGGACGGTGCTCGAGCAGCTCGGCGGCGAAGGCCGTGCGCACGGGGAGAACGCCGACGGCGACGGGATCGAGCACCCAGCAGGAGGTGGCGCGGACCGCCTCGCGAGCGGCATCGCGCTGCTCGGCGGTGGGCGTGCCGAGGTTCACC
This genomic window contains:
- the thiM gene encoding hydroxyethylthiazole kinase, whose protein sequence is MNARTEAHLSPLSPAAALTALREASPLVQCITNAVVTNYTANALLAVGAAPAMCDIPGEAGLFAGIADGVLVNLGTPTAEQRDAAREAVRATSCWVLDPVAVGVLPVRTAFAAELLEHRPAIVRGNASEILALAGEGGGGRGVDATDGTDAAAGAARSLALRTGGVVAVSGPVDLVTDGERVVRIQGGDALLTRVTGGGCSLGAVMAALVGVCAPFEAAVAASVLYAVASERAAARAEGPGSFAVAFLDALDALGAHPTELDARVADTLAVR